Proteins co-encoded in one Bremerella sp. TYQ1 genomic window:
- a CDS encoding FAD:protein FMN transferase — protein sequence MRNYITAGLLGLAVFLGCQTQTPPEPVASIQGQTMGTTYAVRAVTGPDGAKRLESLQPKVDSLLAEINRQMSTYDPQSELSQFNQAKANNWVSVSSELVKVVHDAKQISDATEGAFDVTVGPVVNLWRFGPDKQRKSFPTDEEIAAADQFVDYRHVETQGNPPALRKQQDETYVDLSAIAKGYGVDAVFQLLRKEGLTDFMVEIGGEVRATGLKPNGEPWMIGIETPSDNQRNFSIVVGLHDKALATSGDYRNFFMHDGKRYSHTINPKTGRPVEHDLASVSVLHPECAMADGYATALLVLGPEEGYNFAQEHNLAVLFQMRKEDGNVETKATTAWQQYQMK from the coding sequence AGCCGGTCGCGTCCATTCAAGGACAAACGATGGGGACGACCTACGCCGTTCGCGCGGTTACAGGTCCCGATGGTGCCAAGCGGTTGGAGTCTCTGCAGCCGAAAGTCGATTCGCTTCTCGCCGAGATCAATCGGCAAATGTCGACTTACGATCCGCAGTCGGAGCTTTCCCAATTCAACCAAGCGAAGGCTAACAACTGGGTTTCGGTTTCTTCGGAACTTGTCAAAGTGGTTCACGATGCCAAGCAGATCAGTGATGCCACCGAAGGGGCGTTTGATGTCACGGTTGGCCCAGTTGTCAATCTGTGGCGATTTGGTCCAGACAAACAGCGCAAGAGCTTTCCAACCGACGAAGAGATCGCGGCGGCCGACCAGTTTGTTGACTATCGGCACGTTGAAACGCAAGGCAATCCGCCGGCGCTGCGGAAGCAACAAGACGAAACCTATGTCGATCTGTCCGCCATCGCCAAAGGGTATGGCGTCGATGCCGTTTTCCAGTTGTTGCGAAAGGAAGGCTTGACCGATTTTATGGTCGAGATCGGCGGCGAAGTACGCGCGACAGGGCTCAAGCCGAATGGCGAACCTTGGATGATTGGGATTGAAACGCCGTCGGATAACCAGCGTAACTTCAGTATTGTCGTCGGTTTACACGATAAAGCCTTGGCAACGTCAGGCGACTATCGAAACTTCTTTATGCACGACGGCAAACGCTATTCCCATACCATCAATCCCAAGACAGGGCGGCCCGTCGAACATGACTTGGCTTCTGTCAGTGTGCTCCATCCAGAATGTGCAATGGCCGATGGTTACGCGACCGCTCTTTTGGTCTTAGGGCCTGAAGAGGGATATAATTTCGCTCAGGAGCACAACTTGGCCGTGCTGTTCCAAATGCGGAAAGAAGACGGCAATGTTGAGACCAAAGCTACCACCGCTTGGCAGCAATACCAAATGAAATAG